A window from Candidatus Binatus sp. encodes these proteins:
- a CDS encoding AAA family ATPase: MESCPTPRPHGDRAGGVSALVEAMMRPGFYPDSPARVELKQTHISYVFVAGETVFKVKKPVHFAFLDCSRLAQRFHYCIEEVRLNARLSPRVYLGVFAILKRADCFVLGPEVRVEHPEAVEYAVKMRRLPEDRMLDRLLAAGQVESRTIRAIAARIAEFHASAPSNRGWTYGSAAAIWRGVIEDIAQNQDSIGHTLRQDQFTAIDAFCRAFITAHWRPLNERARAGRVREGHGDLRAEHICITGNQNAIDVIDCVEFSEQLRYGDVASEIAFLAMDLERLGAPGLAEELVEAYAAIAGDEELALFVPFYKCYRACVRGKVESLRSLEREVGATQSERARQLARGYFELAWRYAHGASPALIVVCGLSGAGKSTVARMLQHRKGFKIINSDRVRKRLAAVTAHEHVRTDYATDIYSGSFTRITYGAMLGEAESLLSDGRGAILDATFKASADRQLALAIAARHGAAVLFVECVVSEDEAIRRLERRGSIHGEVSDATPEVYQRQRAEFEPLREIAAQNHLRIDTTQQREYLATEIDEALEHLAQRTPGEHRNYEAP; this comes from the coding sequence ATGGAATCATGCCCGACGCCGAGGCCTCACGGAGATCGCGCCGGTGGCGTCTCGGCGCTGGTCGAGGCAATGATGCGGCCGGGGTTCTACCCGGACTCGCCCGCTCGGGTAGAACTCAAGCAGACGCACATATCTTACGTCTTTGTCGCCGGAGAAACGGTCTTCAAGGTCAAGAAGCCGGTTCATTTCGCATTCCTGGACTGCTCCAGGCTCGCTCAGCGGTTCCACTACTGCATCGAGGAGGTGCGCCTCAACGCGCGCCTTTCGCCGCGCGTGTATCTCGGCGTGTTCGCGATTCTTAAGCGCGCGGACTGCTTCGTGCTCGGACCCGAGGTTCGCGTGGAGCATCCCGAAGCCGTCGAGTACGCGGTCAAGATGCGCCGGCTGCCCGAAGACCGAATGCTCGATCGGCTTCTTGCCGCGGGCCAGGTGGAGAGCCGCACGATTCGCGCGATTGCGGCGCGTATCGCGGAATTTCACGCGAGCGCGCCGTCGAATCGTGGATGGACCTACGGTTCAGCCGCGGCAATCTGGCGCGGCGTGATCGAGGACATCGCGCAGAACCAGGATTCTATCGGCCACACGCTTCGCCAGGACCAGTTCACGGCGATCGACGCCTTCTGCCGCGCCTTTATCACGGCTCATTGGCGGCCATTGAATGAGCGGGCGCGCGCGGGCCGCGTGCGCGAAGGCCACGGCGATTTGCGCGCCGAGCACATCTGCATTACGGGCAACCAAAACGCAATCGATGTGATCGATTGCGTCGAGTTCAGCGAGCAGCTGCGCTACGGCGATGTCGCTTCGGAGATCGCGTTCCTGGCGATGGACCTCGAGCGGCTGGGCGCGCCTGGGCTCGCCGAGGAGTTGGTCGAGGCCTACGCCGCGATCGCCGGCGACGAAGAGCTTGCGCTGTTCGTCCCGTTCTACAAGTGCTATCGCGCATGCGTGCGGGGCAAGGTCGAGAGCCTGAGAAGCCTCGAGCGCGAAGTTGGCGCCACGCAAAGCGAGCGCGCCCGCCAGCTCGCGCGCGGTTACTTCGAGCTAGCGTGGCGCTATGCGCACGGCGCATCGCCGGCTCTGATCGTGGTGTGCGGGCTTTCGGGCGCGGGCAAATCGACCGTCGCGCGCATGCTTCAGCATCGCAAAGGCTTCAAAATCATCAACTCGGACCGCGTCCGCAAGCGCCTGGCAGCGGTCACCGCGCACGAGCACGTCCGCACGGATTACGCCACGGACATATATTCCGGCAGCTTTACGAGAATCACCTACGGCGCGATGCTCGGCGAAGCGGAGAGCCTGCTGAGCGACGGCCGCGGAGCAATCCTTGACGCGACGTTCAAGGCGTCTGCCGATCGGCAGCTCGCGCTGGCGATAGCGGCGCGGCACGGCGCGGCGGTGCTATTCGTCGAGTGCGTAGTCAGCGAAGACGAAGCGATACGCCGGCTGGAGCGGCGCGGATCGATACACGGTGAAGTGTCAGACGCTACGCCAGAGGTGTACCAGCGCCAGCGCGCCGAGTTCGAGCCGCTGCGCGAGATTGCGGCGCAAAACCACCTGCGCATCGACACCACCCAGCAGCGCGAATACCTTGCCACTGAAATCGACGAGGCGCTCGAACACCTGGCGCAGCGTACGCCCGGCGAGCATCGCAATTATGAAGCTCCTTAG